Proteins from a genomic interval of Halopseudomonas litoralis:
- a CDS encoding EscU/YscU/HrcU family type III secretion system export apparatus switch protein has translation MSEHREAIALLYDGGEQAPTVTAKGEGELAEQIIQLALDYEVPIYENADLASMLTRMELGDQIPEALYRTIAEIIAFAWHLQGKTPEGFVPPDE, from the coding sequence ATGAGTGAACACCGCGAAGCCATTGCCCTGCTCTATGATGGCGGTGAGCAGGCTCCCACTGTAACGGCCAAGGGCGAAGGTGAGCTGGCCGAGCAAATCATTCAGTTGGCGCTGGACTATGAAGTGCCCATCTATGAAAACGCCGACCTGGCCAGCATGCTGACGCGCATGGAGTTGGGCGACCAGATTCCCGAAGCACTGTACCGGACCATTGCCGAGATCATCGCTTTCGCCTGGCATCTGCAGGGCAAGACGCCAGAGGGTTTCGTGCCGCCGGACGAGTAA